The following are encoded in a window of Solibacillus sp. FSL R7-0668 genomic DNA:
- a CDS encoding SU10 major capsid protein has product MIKSSTFLETEQLSLSNELVVLGIQATPLTSLLLSKGSVEKAMSTVYTWREKTIDNTDDITFAEGSETTVFQESVKRELNNILQIFKKAVSISGTAEAMQRNKFTEEVSDRLLELKINLEKTLINGLKDDGSTTGIRKMSGIIEMADAANAVTASNGVDALLQGMRKMWDNDLSEGQYYAFVNADIKEEIDTHFQSSYSYQHKTTNFGLLVETINTNYGQVNLVLSKHVPADKIVLFNDKYVDMVTLREAQFEALAKTGDSTKGHIVGEYSLKVASPKGVAILTV; this is encoded by the coding sequence ATGATTAAATCAAGCACATTTTTAGAAACAGAACAATTATCATTATCAAATGAATTGGTGGTATTAGGTATTCAGGCGACTCCTCTTACTTCTTTACTATTATCAAAAGGTTCAGTTGAAAAGGCAATGAGCACGGTGTACACATGGCGCGAGAAAACAATTGATAATACGGATGATATTACATTTGCGGAAGGTTCGGAAACTACTGTTTTCCAAGAATCAGTTAAACGTGAATTGAATAATATTTTACAAATCTTCAAGAAAGCCGTATCAATTTCGGGTACTGCTGAAGCAATGCAACGTAACAAATTCACTGAAGAAGTATCGGATCGTTTACTTGAATTAAAAATTAATCTTGAGAAAACTTTAATCAATGGCTTAAAAGATGATGGCTCAACTACGGGCATCCGTAAAATGTCAGGTATCATTGAAATGGCTGACGCTGCTAACGCTGTAACTGCAAGCAATGGTGTGGATGCGTTACTTCAGGGTATGCGTAAAATGTGGGACAACGATTTATCAGAAGGTCAATACTACGCATTTGTTAATGCTGACATCAAAGAAGAAATTGATACTCACTTCCAATCATCATACTCATACCAGCACAAAACGACTAATTTCGGTCTTTTAGTTGAAACAATCAATACAAACTACGGTCAAGTAAATTTAGTATTATCTAAGCATGTACCAGCCGATAAAATTGTATTATTCAATGACAAGTATGTTGATATGGTAACGTTACGTGAAGCACAATTCGAAGCATTAGCCAAAACAGGCGATTCTACAAAAGGTCATATCGTGGGTGAATATTCTTTAAAGGTTGCATCGCCAAAAGGTGTAGCAATTTTAACAGTTTAA
- a CDS encoding terminase large subunit domain-containing protein — translation MAANDKLQKVLESFPLFAKNFIYITDNENQFVKFDLNDAQLEIDDLMKDNRFVIIGKARQSGISTFVLARALWRALTKPNENILIVSYKGDSAKALFEKLKLMNDAIPRSKFPDVFPKVRRDNRNELFFANGSRISSVTAGNKDIGRGSTYTYVHLSEFAFYANQETQLLSVEQSLAKGADSQLTIETTSNGTSNHFYRMYIQAMKGESKYISYFVPFFHKLYKKQFAHDYNEAETWYKATNKGKRLGTDELEDDELLLYSAGANLKQLMWRRWKMLDMESPQQFMQEYPSNPMESFISTGQSVFDQTKVLTRLSYAKQPLDRKMVSPNVPESVRKYVGKGLDLFELPQRSIRYYFGVDTASGSGRDYSAIACFNADGEQVMSFYNNKIPVYEFAQVIYDLGIFYNYAFLTVEKNSYGLPLIERLRKERGYLNMYKMKTFDERGKKKLQIGFITSEKTKAIMISDFKEQFELGLINIECKHSLQQMQMFVENNGKLGNKRGNSDLHHDDSVIAIGLAIQGMKASKWYV, via the coding sequence ATGGCAGCCAACGATAAATTACAAAAAGTTTTAGAATCTTTTCCACTCTTTGCAAAGAATTTCATCTATATTACAGACAACGAGAATCAATTCGTAAAATTTGACTTAAACGATGCACAACTTGAGATAGATGATTTAATGAAAGATAATCGTTTCGTTATTATAGGTAAGGCTCGACAATCAGGAATTTCAACGTTTGTACTTGCTAGAGCATTATGGAGAGCATTAACGAAACCAAATGAAAATATTTTAATCGTTTCATATAAAGGCGATTCAGCAAAAGCACTCTTTGAAAAGTTGAAACTAATGAACGATGCTATTCCTCGTAGTAAATTCCCCGATGTATTCCCTAAAGTAAGGCGAGACAATCGCAACGAATTATTCTTTGCAAATGGCTCTCGTATTAGTTCCGTAACTGCTGGCAATAAGGATATTGGACGTGGCTCTACATATACTTATGTGCATTTGTCCGAGTTTGCTTTCTATGCCAATCAGGAAACGCAATTATTATCAGTAGAGCAATCATTGGCTAAAGGTGCAGATAGTCAATTGACTATTGAAACAACGTCAAATGGTACTTCTAATCATTTCTACCGTATGTACATTCAGGCAATGAAAGGCGAGTCAAAGTATATTTCTTATTTCGTTCCTTTCTTCCATAAACTTTACAAGAAACAATTCGCTCATGACTATAATGAAGCGGAAACGTGGTATAAGGCAACGAATAAAGGTAAGCGACTAGGTACAGATGAATTAGAGGATGATGAATTGCTACTATATAGTGCTGGCGCTAATCTTAAACAACTCATGTGGCGCAGATGGAAAATGCTAGACATGGAATCACCGCAGCAGTTTATGCAAGAGTACCCGTCTAATCCGATGGAGAGTTTTATTAGTACAGGGCAATCAGTATTTGACCAAACAAAAGTTTTAACTCGTTTATCCTATGCAAAACAACCATTAGATAGAAAAATGGTATCGCCAAACGTACCTGAGAGCGTTCGAAAGTATGTTGGTAAGGGCTTAGACCTATTCGAATTACCACAGCGTTCAATTAGATATTACTTTGGAGTCGATACTGCTTCAGGTAGTGGGCGAGATTATAGTGCTATTGCTTGTTTCAATGCAGATGGGGAGCAAGTTATGAGTTTTTACAATAATAAGATACCTGTATACGAATTTGCTCAAGTCATTTACGACTTGGGTATTTTTTATAATTATGCCTTCCTTACAGTCGAGAAAAACAGTTATGGGCTTCCATTGATTGAACGATTAAGAAAAGAACGTGGCTATCTCAATATGTACAAAATGAAAACATTTGATGAACGAGGGAAAAAGAAACTTCAAATCGGCTTCATTACAAGTGAGAAAACGAAAGCAATTATGATTAGTGACTTTAAGGAGCAATTTGAATTAGGCTTAATTAATATCGAGTGTAAACATTCTTTGCAGCAAATGCAGATGTTTGTAGAAAATAATGGTAAACTAGGAAATAAACGTGGCAATAGTGACTTGCATCATGATGATAGTGTTATTGCTATTGGATTAGCGATACAAGGCATGAAGGCAAGTAAATGGTACGTATAA
- the spo0A gene encoding sporulation transcription factor Spo0A, producing the protein MKSDFDKFKGGFCLTKVKIAIADDNRELVKMMETYFANHDQIEVVATAANGKMCIKMLEEHTVDVLLLDIIMPHLDGLAVLEALYNDDQRDHPQVIMLTAFGQEDVMKQAVNFGASYFMLKPFEFEQLVQKILHCANKTLEVEKRPAGKVSTGAKIDQRQLDSTITAIIKEIGVPAHIKGYAYLREAIQMVYFDIELLSSVTKILYPEIAKKFNTTSSRVERAIRHAIEVAWNRGSYENISELFGYTVHHMKSKPTNSEFIAMIADKIRIEMVAS; encoded by the coding sequence ATGAAGAGCGATTTTGACAAATTTAAAGGGGGATTTTGTTTGACAAAGGTGAAGATTGCGATTGCAGATGACAATCGTGAATTAGTAAAGATGATGGAAACCTATTTTGCTAACCATGATCAAATTGAAGTTGTTGCTACTGCTGCTAATGGAAAAATGTGTATTAAAATGTTAGAAGAGCATACAGTTGACGTATTATTATTAGACATTATTATGCCACATTTAGATGGCTTAGCCGTTTTAGAAGCCCTATATAACGATGATCAACGTGACCATCCACAAGTCATCATGCTGACAGCTTTCGGTCAAGAAGATGTGATGAAACAAGCTGTGAACTTTGGTGCATCTTACTTCATGCTAAAGCCATTTGAATTTGAGCAACTTGTTCAAAAGATTTTGCATTGTGCGAATAAAACATTAGAGGTAGAAAAGCGTCCGGCTGGCAAGGTTTCAACGGGAGCAAAAATCGATCAGCGTCAGCTTGATTCAACAATTACCGCGATTATTAAAGAAATCGGCGTACCGGCTCATATTAAAGGCTATGCCTATTTACGTGAAGCTATTCAAATGGTGTATTTCGACATTGAATTATTAAGCTCGGTAACGAAAATTTTATACCCAGAAATCGCGAAAAAATTCAATACAACCTCTTCCCGTGTCGAACGTGCGATTCGTCATGCTATTGAGGTGGCATGGAATCGTGGTAGCTATGAGAACATTTCAGAATTATTTGGCTACACCGTGCACCATATGAAGTCAAAACCGACCAACTCAGAGTTCATCGCCATGATTGCTGATAAGATTCGTATTGAGATGGTGGCGAGTTAA
- the ahrC gene encoding transcriptional regulator AhrC/ArgR yields the protein MNKGQRHIRIRDIITNNEIETQDDLVDQLKSAGYNVTQATVSRDIKELHLVKVPLQDGRYKYSLPADQRFNPIQKLHRLLADAFVSMDGASHFLVMKTLPGNANAIGSLLDHLDWTEVLGTICGDDTILILCRTENDREEIKNRLLDML from the coding sequence GTGAATAAAGGACAACGCCATATTCGCATTCGCGATATTATTACAAATAATGAGATTGAGACACAGGACGACCTAGTCGATCAGCTAAAAAGCGCAGGCTATAATGTGACACAGGCAACGGTATCTCGTGATATTAAAGAATTGCATTTAGTGAAGGTGCCGCTACAGGATGGTCGTTATAAATATAGCTTACCAGCAGATCAGCGTTTTAATCCGATTCAAAAATTACATCGCTTGCTTGCGGATGCATTTGTGTCAATGGATGGAGCCTCACATTTTTTAGTAATGAAAACATTGCCAGGGAATGCGAACGCGATTGGCTCATTATTAGACCATTTAGATTGGACAGAAGTGCTCGGGACGATTTGTGGGGACGATACGATTTTAATTTTGTGTCGTACGGAAAACGACCGAGAAGAAATTAAAAATCGCTTATTAGATATGCTATAA
- a CDS encoding phage portal protein, whose protein sequence is MNLEEYISKKYSNNPMWFVQELSSYENQSRITDTQAIKEYLDGHHKILNRPNYKYNGQVVEPRKIVIQMAKTILNFKTQYLLKNPVQFIGQKRMVEKFIKINKLGRFDDKNEKILNRMLKFGQVAEYIYINSKGQIDSKIINADNGTPVFNNYGEMIGFIEHYIFDGITYYVIYTDTYVQEWNDEGTELHMTGAYPNLSGLPVLYKTEDEFSDTKGRSELKDYTGILDSMEDVLSKYVDSMYKFMNPIPVVSGQQLKDSLPQDIVGGGINLDDGSDFKMVSNELDSASFELVYKTLQQTLLDVSSTPAVSMNKTDISNLSEVSIKLLFSLADTSAGTTENYLINGFYERWERVVRLLSYKGEKISDNAMASLDFKFHYNTPANHKEVIENMKTQYDMGAISTETILEQSPYINDVANELLRLKSEKVEHEGSVETDTNANTTIDANSNGEDDEKMNNDSE, encoded by the coding sequence TTGAACCTAGAAGAATACATTTCAAAGAAGTACAGTAACAATCCTATGTGGTTTGTTCAGGAGTTATCTTCTTATGAGAATCAATCACGAATTACAGATACACAAGCCATTAAAGAATATTTAGACGGTCATCATAAGATTTTAAACCGACCTAATTATAAATATAATGGTCAGGTAGTAGAGCCGAGAAAGATAGTCATTCAGATGGCTAAGACCATTCTAAATTTTAAGACACAATATTTATTGAAGAATCCTGTTCAATTTATTGGTCAAAAGCGCATGGTTGAAAAGTTTATCAAAATTAATAAATTAGGTCGCTTTGATGATAAGAACGAGAAAATTCTCAATCGTATGTTGAAATTTGGTCAGGTTGCCGAGTACATTTATATTAATAGTAAAGGTCAAATTGATTCTAAAATTATCAATGCAGATAATGGCACACCTGTTTTTAATAATTACGGTGAGATGATCGGATTCATTGAACATTATATTTTTGATGGCATTACTTACTATGTCATTTATACAGATACATACGTGCAAGAGTGGAACGATGAAGGAACAGAATTACATATGACAGGTGCATATCCTAACTTGAGTGGCTTGCCAGTGCTTTATAAAACTGAAGATGAATTTTCTGATACTAAAGGTCGGTCAGAGTTAAAAGACTATACAGGCATCTTGGATTCAATGGAAGATGTACTTTCAAAGTATGTTGATTCCATGTATAAATTCATGAATCCTATTCCAGTCGTATCAGGTCAACAATTAAAAGATAGTTTACCTCAAGATATTGTAGGTGGTGGAATCAATTTAGATGATGGCAGTGACTTCAAAATGGTATCGAATGAATTAGATAGTGCATCCTTTGAATTAGTTTATAAGACGTTGCAACAAACTTTATTGGACGTTTCATCTACACCAGCCGTATCAATGAATAAGACAGATATTAGTAACTTGAGTGAGGTTAGTATCAAACTTTTATTCTCATTAGCAGATACAAGCGCAGGCACAACAGAAAACTATTTAATTAATGGATTCTATGAGCGTTGGGAACGTGTAGTTCGTTTATTATCTTACAAAGGTGAGAAGATTAGTGATAATGCAATGGCTTCATTAGACTTCAAATTCCATTATAATACGCCTGCTAACCATAAAGAAGTTATCGAGAACATGAAAACTCAATATGATATGGGAGCAATTAGCACAGAGACTATCTTAGAGCAATCACCTTATATTAATGATGTAGCAAACGAATTGTTAAGATTAAAGAGTGAGAAGGTAGAGCATGAAGGTAGTGTAGAAACTGATACAAATGCTAATACAACAATTGATGCAAATAGTAATGGTGAAGATGACGAGAAAATGAATAATGATTCAGAATAA
- a CDS encoding tyrosine-type recombinase/integrase — protein sequence MTELDLQIDNFMLYCDAKHLSVKTLKSYEQTLTLFKNYLVQELNIDDAAKVKSSHIRRYIQYLRERGKYTVTARDKTLEINYPERRDDFKKPISDTTIANYTRNIKVFFNFLKKEREIKDNPMDNVDKIKPKRKQKQLLTDAELKMFFNSFNLTLFHEYRTWIQLRLILDTGIRASECCSLMPEDVDFKTKAILIRNSKNGHERYVYFGHKLSVELKRWFYHRDRYSDSPYLFPTSRGTQLSVTNFESTVRRKGRAVELHVHPHLLRNNFAKYYLLNNGDFATLSRILGHASVETTMKAYLDFSDREIGRKYQKHSPLNNLEI from the coding sequence ATTACTGAATTAGATTTACAGATAGATAATTTCATGCTCTATTGCGATGCGAAACATTTATCTGTAAAAACTTTAAAAAGTTATGAGCAAACGTTAACACTGTTCAAAAATTATTTAGTACAGGAATTAAATATTGATGATGCTGCAAAAGTAAAGTCATCGCATATTAGACGCTACATTCAATATTTACGTGAGCGTGGCAAATACACTGTAACGGCTCGAGATAAGACGTTAGAAATAAACTATCCCGAGCGTAGAGATGACTTTAAAAAGCCTATATCAGATACCACAATAGCGAATTACACAAGGAATATTAAAGTGTTCTTTAACTTCTTGAAGAAGGAACGTGAGATTAAAGATAACCCAATGGACAATGTAGACAAAATTAAACCGAAACGTAAGCAGAAACAATTGCTAACAGATGCGGAATTAAAAATGTTCTTCAATTCATTTAATTTAACTTTATTCCATGAGTACCGCACATGGATACAACTTAGATTAATCCTTGATACAGGCATTAGAGCAAGTGAATGTTGTTCATTAATGCCCGAGGATGTTGACTTTAAAACAAAAGCGATTCTGATTCGTAATTCTAAAAATGGTCATGAGCGTTATGTATATTTTGGTCATAAATTATCAGTCGAATTGAAACGTTGGTTTTATCATCGAGACAGATATAGTGATAGTCCATATCTATTCCCAACGTCAAGAGGTACGCAATTATCCGTAACAAACTTTGAATCCACTGTAAGACGTAAAGGGAGAGCCGTAGAATTACATGTTCATCCCCACCTACTTAGAAATAACTTTGCAAAATATTACTTATTGAACAATGGTGACTTTGCAACGCTATCTAGGATTCTAGGACATGCTTCAGTAGAAACAACAATGAAAGCCTATTTAGACTTTAGTGATAGGGAAATTGGACGTAAGTATCAGAAACACAGCCCATTAAATAATCTTGAAATTTGA
- a CDS encoding hemolysin XhlA family protein: MENRVGKLESDMVDVKTRLAVAESNIKDVKEDIGTIKDDTRWLRRTVTTSIIGIVIAAVIAVIKLGIV; encoded by the coding sequence ATGGAAAATCGAGTAGGGAAATTGGAATCGGATATGGTTGATGTAAAGACTAGACTAGCAGTAGCAGAATCCAATATTAAGGATGTCAAAGAGGACATAGGCACAATTAAAGATGATACAAGGTGGCTTAGACGTACAGTAACTACTTCCATTATAGGAATTGTGATTGCAGCCGTTATCGCAGTTATTAAATTGGGAATCGTTTAA
- the recN gene encoding DNA repair protein RecN, whose protein sequence is MLKELSIRNFAIIDDLTVSFSEGLTVLTGETGAGKSIIIDAVHILAGGRGSTEFIRHGEKKAELGGHFEISSESHPIYLKLEEHGIDVEEGSIILRRDLNESGKSICRVNGKLVPLSVLREIGGSLIDIHGQHENQELMDEKFHIQLLDQFAHHDLKSIKASYDDAYDSYRQLKREVSELSIDEQRAAQRIDLYQFQIQELEQAALRVDEEEALSEERTRLMNFHKIFERANLAYEAISGEGNGLDYIGNAMNALEDIMRLDSMFKESSEVVTSSFYALQDAAYQVKSALDDLEYDAERLNEVEQRLALYQNMKRKYGTTVEEILAYYEKIEEELGQLLNRDEAVQKNEQLLAQMEENLNDLAKQLTDVRKQNALKLSEAIMNELRMLHMEKAQFIVNFEQLDHFDANGKDYVAFYISTNVGEPPKSLPKVASGGELSRMMLALKTIFSSSNGITSIIFDEVDTGVSGRVAQAIAEKIAAISINSQVLCISHLPQVAAMADYQYYIKKQVEHDRTFTTITEMEQHERIEEISRMMSGAEITDLTLQHASELLQLANERKTAMK, encoded by the coding sequence TTGTTAAAAGAACTTAGCATTCGAAACTTTGCAATTATTGATGATTTAACTGTTAGCTTTTCAGAAGGCTTAACTGTTTTAACAGGTGAAACAGGTGCAGGAAAATCGATTATTATTGATGCTGTCCATATTTTAGCTGGCGGCCGTGGCTCTACGGAGTTTATTCGCCATGGTGAAAAAAAGGCCGAATTAGGTGGTCATTTTGAGATTAGTAGTGAAAGCCATCCGATTTATTTAAAGCTAGAAGAACATGGCATCGATGTAGAAGAAGGATCAATTATTTTACGCCGAGACTTAAATGAATCTGGTAAAAGCATTTGTCGAGTGAATGGCAAGCTTGTGCCACTGTCCGTTTTACGCGAAATTGGTGGCAGCTTAATTGATATTCATGGTCAGCATGAAAATCAAGAATTAATGGATGAAAAATTCCATATTCAATTATTAGACCAATTTGCTCATCATGATTTAAAGTCAATTAAAGCAAGCTATGATGACGCGTATGATTCATATCGTCAATTAAAGCGAGAAGTGTCCGAATTAAGTATTGATGAGCAACGTGCTGCACAGCGTATTGATTTATATCAATTTCAAATTCAAGAGCTCGAACAGGCTGCACTGCGCGTAGATGAAGAAGAAGCGCTTTCTGAAGAACGGACACGCCTCATGAATTTCCATAAAATTTTTGAGCGGGCGAATCTTGCATATGAAGCGATTTCTGGTGAGGGCAATGGCTTAGATTATATCGGAAATGCGATGAATGCCTTAGAGGATATTATGCGCCTTGATTCGATGTTTAAGGAATCCTCAGAAGTTGTAACGTCAAGTTTTTATGCACTACAGGATGCAGCTTATCAAGTGAAAAGTGCATTAGATGACCTAGAGTATGATGCCGAACGTTTAAACGAAGTCGAACAGCGTCTGGCGCTTTACCAAAATATGAAACGTAAATACGGGACGACGGTCGAAGAAATTCTTGCTTACTACGAAAAGATTGAAGAAGAGCTAGGCCAATTGCTAAATCGTGATGAAGCGGTGCAAAAAAATGAACAATTATTGGCGCAGATGGAAGAAAATTTAAATGACTTAGCCAAGCAATTAACGGACGTTCGTAAGCAAAATGCACTGAAGCTAAGTGAAGCGATTATGAATGAATTGCGCATGTTACATATGGAAAAAGCGCAATTTATCGTGAACTTTGAACAGCTGGACCACTTTGATGCAAATGGTAAGGATTATGTAGCCTTTTATATTTCGACAAACGTCGGAGAGCCGCCAAAGTCTTTACCGAAAGTTGCATCAGGCGGAGAATTATCACGTATGATGCTTGCATTAAAGACGATTTTCTCTTCGTCAAATGGTATTACATCCATCATTTTCGACGAGGTAGATACCGGCGTAAGTGGTCGTGTGGCACAGGCAATTGCCGAAAAGATTGCAGCCATTTCAATCAATTCCCAAGTGCTTTGTATTTCTCATTTACCTCAAGTAGCCGCGATGGCCGATTATCAATATTACATTAAAAAGCAGGTAGAACATGACCGTACCTTTACAACGATTACGGAAATGGAGCAGCATGAACGTATTGAGGAAATTAGTCGTATGATGAGCGGTGCAGAAATAACGGACTTAACGTTACAGCATGCCTCAGAATTACTTCAATTGGCAAATGAGCGCAAAACCGCAATGAAGTAA
- a CDS encoding helix-turn-helix domain-containing protein has product MNKTELFLMRRTKKIKLRELAEYMKCSQSLISKWEHGLCNMDVKKVEKYKNFIINYQFNSDN; this is encoded by the coding sequence ATGAATAAAACAGAATTATTTTTAATGAGAAGAACTAAAAAAATTAAATTACGTGAACTTGCAGAATACATGAAATGTTCTCAATCACTCATTAGTAAATGGGAACATGGTCTGTGCAATATGGACGTAAAAAAAGTTGAGAAGTATAAAAACTTCATCATTAATTATCAATTCAATTCTGACAACTAA
- a CDS encoding SpoIVB peptidase S55 domain-containing protein has protein sequence MKAKWSIVVMLFLICIPLQVSAKQLIPMGHSIGVQLEMPYVYVSHDVLLESGEWLKQGDRITEINGKTVANLEQFFEYEQAQITVENAEQSRDLNVTKQQLQRLKPFVKNATDGVGTLTYIDPNTLEYGALGHQIIDSTLKQPPTFNNGAIFEASISQVKKSIPGQPGYKVSVVDKATTPLGTVNSNELYGIFGHWEQPLLESLHQPLEIMHKGQLKKGTAQLLTAIDGEKIETFDIEIDEISDTTFTFQVSDKRLIRETGGIIQGMSGSPIIQNNQFVGAITHMFVEQPTKGAGILVIEMLKKSPS, from the coding sequence ATGAAGGCAAAATGGTCCATTGTTGTGATGCTTTTTTTGATCTGTATTCCACTACAAGTAAGCGCAAAGCAGCTGATTCCAATGGGGCATTCCATTGGCGTTCAGTTAGAAATGCCTTACGTCTATGTGTCGCATGATGTACTGCTTGAATCGGGGGAATGGTTAAAGCAAGGAGATCGAATTACAGAAATAAACGGAAAAACGGTAGCAAATCTGGAACAATTTTTTGAGTATGAACAAGCGCAAATAACGGTTGAAAATGCTGAACAATCACGTGACTTGAACGTGACGAAGCAGCAATTACAGCGCTTGAAACCATTCGTGAAAAACGCGACGGATGGTGTAGGTACGTTAACTTATATCGACCCGAATACACTAGAATATGGTGCATTAGGTCATCAAATTATTGATTCCACGTTAAAGCAACCGCCAACATTCAACAACGGTGCCATTTTTGAGGCATCCATCTCACAAGTGAAAAAAAGCATCCCCGGTCAACCAGGCTATAAAGTGTCTGTTGTCGATAAAGCAACAACACCTTTAGGAACAGTCAATAGTAATGAGTTATACGGTATATTTGGACATTGGGAGCAGCCTTTACTAGAAAGTTTGCATCAGCCGCTTGAAATTATGCATAAAGGTCAATTAAAGAAAGGAACCGCTCAATTGCTGACGGCGATTGATGGCGAAAAAATTGAAACATTCGATATCGAAATTGATGAAATTTCAGATACGACATTTACGTTTCAAGTTTCAGACAAGCGATTAATTCGCGAAACGGGTGGCATTATTCAAGGCATGAGCGGTAGTCCAATTATACAAAATAACCAATTTGTTGGGGCAATTACTCATATGTTTGTCGAACAGCCGACAAAAGGAGCAGGAATCCTTGTTATCGAAATGCTGAAAAAAAGCCCTAGTTAG
- a CDS encoding TlyA family RNA methyltransferase, giving the protein MTKQPKERVDVLLVERGLCETREKAKRSIMAGLVFSNEIRIDKAGEKIAIDAPLQVKGSDLKYVSRGGLKLEKALQIFNMSVDGKLMLDIGSSTGGFTDCALQNGARHCYALDVGSNQLAWKIRSDERVTVMEKTNFRYTKPEDLVEGLPNFATIDVSFISLALILPVLKTVLMPGGDVMALVKPQFEAGRENVGKKGIVRDPKVHLAVLEETAKMASEVGFVVKDASFSPITGGEGNIEFLFHLYNPHEGEEVAAFTEFERIVKEAHELLK; this is encoded by the coding sequence ATGACAAAACAACCGAAAGAACGTGTGGACGTATTACTTGTAGAGCGTGGCCTTTGTGAAACGCGTGAAAAAGCAAAGCGCTCCATTATGGCGGGGCTCGTATTTTCCAATGAAATTCGCATTGACAAAGCAGGCGAAAAAATTGCGATCGATGCACCGTTACAAGTAAAGGGTTCCGATTTAAAATATGTATCTCGTGGTGGCCTCAAGCTAGAAAAGGCACTGCAAATTTTTAATATGTCTGTAGATGGTAAGCTCATGCTTGATATTGGCTCATCTACAGGTGGCTTTACGGACTGTGCCTTGCAAAATGGTGCACGTCATTGCTACGCTTTAGATGTTGGCTCGAATCAATTAGCATGGAAAATTCGTTCGGATGAGCGAGTAACCGTAATGGAAAAAACCAATTTCCGGTATACAAAACCAGAAGACTTGGTAGAAGGGCTTCCGAATTTTGCGACAATCGACGTGTCATTCATATCACTGGCGTTAATTTTACCTGTATTGAAAACGGTATTAATGCCTGGTGGGGATGTGATGGCGCTTGTGAAGCCGCAATTTGAAGCAGGACGTGAAAATGTCGGCAAAAAGGGCATTGTCCGCGATCCGAAAGTACATTTAGCCGTATTAGAAGAAACGGCAAAAATGGCGAGTGAAGTAGGCTTTGTTGTAAAGGATGCTTCATTTTCACCTATTACAGGTGGGGAGGGGAATATTGAGTTTTTATTCCATCTTTACAACCCACATGAGGGCGAAGAAGTAGCGGCATTTACAGAGTTTGAGCGCATTGTCAAAGAAGCACATGAGCTATTAAAATAA